The following are from one region of the Corylus avellana chromosome ca1, CavTom2PMs-1.0 genome:
- the LOC132167061 gene encoding uncharacterized protein LOC132167061, with the protein MATTSGNIKGFYRQRKNSGVTKSSSDTKKASKPPSSLKKSPKDAAIFGSDVTQPTALLSHGSHDLKDDYDENEEVLRVFDMNMAYGPCLGMTRLARWERARALGLNPPGEIEGLLKAGKVGIQCLWDGRV; encoded by the exons ATGGCAACGACGTCAGGGAATATCAAGGGATTCTACCGGCAGAGGAAGAACAGCGGCGTCACGAAGTCCTCTTCCGACACCAAGAAGGCCTCCAAGCCGCCTTCTTCTCTCAAGAAATCGCCCAAAGACGCCGCCATTTTCGGCTCCGATGTCACCCAACCCACCGCCCTCCTCTCCCACGGCTCCCATGACCTCAAag ATGACTATGACGAGAATGAGGAGGTGTTGCGGGTATTCGACATGAACATGGCGTACGGGCCGTGCCTGGGGATGACCAGGCTGGCTCGGTGGGAGCGAGCTCGTGCTCTGGGTCTGAACCCTCCTGGAGAAATTGAGGGCCTTCTGAAAGCCGGGAAAGTTGGGATCCAGTGTTTGTGGGATGGCCGCGTGTAG